The genomic interval CAATGGTGATGACGCTGGTCTTGGCAAGAGGATGTTCGTTCATATAATTTTCAAAAAAATTGAAAAGAGATGTATTAAAGTTTCCACATAACCCTTTTGATGAGCCAATTAAGATAATAAGCGTATTGGTTTCGTATGGTAACGTGCTGTGCGCATTGTAGGGGGTTGGAGAGGCACTTTGTATTTTGGTAAATAATTGATGAATATTTTGGCGATAATGCCGCAATGGCGCTTCTTTATTTTTTAAATGGGCATGCGTTGATATAGAGATGAGACGCATGGCGTGGGTAATTTTTTTTATTGTTTCAATTGCCTTGATGCGTTGACGTAATTGAACAAGTTGAACCATAAGGGCGCTCCGCAAAAAATGTTATTATGATTTTCAAATATATAGGTATTTTGTATGCCTGTATACTATACTACAATCAATGTATAAAAAAATTGGTTGTAGCTAGGTGGCGTATGATTATTGTTATAGATGCATATAACGTTTTAAAGCAAGCTTTGAGTGTTAATCATATTGCTGATGCAAGTAGGCAGCAATTTATTAATCAGCTGAGTCGCTACGGCAAGCTCAAGGGGCATTCGTTGATATGTGTTTTTGATGGTGGGCCTTATGAAAATGCACACAAAGAGCGCATCAATAGCGTGTATGTTGTCTATTCGGGGATGCATGAAAGCGCCGATGAGTGGATAAAGCAGTATATGGAGCGCTACAAGGCTCAAGATCTTTTATTGATTTCGACCGATCGCGAACTGAATCGTTATGTTAAAGCTCATGGTATTGAATCGCTTGATGCCGTCCATTTTTATGCCATCTTGCAGGCGACATTGCAATCATCGGGCACCGGGAAAAAGACAAGTGAGCAAAAACTAGTTAAGCTTGGAGATCAAGGAGAAAATGGGCTTGATGAGTTGATGGAGGAAGCCAGTAGAATAGTGGTCACCAAAACAGAAGATATGGCTGGAGTGGCCGCTACGCGTAAAAGTCAGGCGCATACAATGTCAAAAAAAGAACGAAAACTGTTGCAACAATTTAAGAAGTTATAAGTATGGAAAAGATAATTTACGGCCTCGAGCAGATTGATGATATTGTCGATATGCTTTATAAAAAAATGAATGATTATACGGTTTTTACGTTTTCCGGCACCTTGGGAGCTGGCAAGACCACTCTTGTTCGCGCCCTCTTGAGAAGGTGCGGTATTCAGGGTGTCATCACAAGTCCAACGTTTACCTATGTTAATCTCTATGAAAATGCTCAAGGTCAAACGTTTTATCATTTTGACGCCTATCGTCTTAAAAACATTGAAGATTTTAGGGCGGCCGGTTTTGATGAGTATTTATACAAGCCTCAAAGTTGGGTGTTTATTGAGTGGCCCGAAGCCGTTAAGCCCTTGTTGACCCACGCGGTGTGTTATATTGCCCTTGATTATAGTGACGATAAAAGAATAATGACCATTGAAACGAAGGCTTAACTTTTAAAATAGTTTCGTATTATTTTAAAAATCGGGGTAAAGTAGAGGGCAAGAGTTGTTAAAGATATGCCATTCTATTCTAACGCGAGCGTTGCATGAGTGATTTTAAGAGCCCTTTGGGCCAACGTCCTGATTATTTGGTTTGCACTTGTTTTGGTGTAATGTATTCGGAAATTTGTTTAGCTATTAAAAAAGGCTGCAAGGATTTTGAAAGTTTGCAAGATTCTTTAATGGTCGGAACCGGCTGCAGCAGCTGTGTTAACGAAGTAAAAGATATCTTAAAAGAGAGTCTTGCAGAGTAGTCTTAGCGCTTTGTTGATGATAACTTGATGTGCCTTGTAACCTTTTTTTGAAAAATTTAAGTTGAAATCAAGTTCGAAAAGCACTAATATATTCTACATTGCTGGGAGAGCAGAAAAAATTTTGACATCATGGCGAGATTCCCGAGCGGTCAAAGGGGACGGACTGTAAATCCGTTGGCTTATGCCTTCGAAGGTTCAAATCCTTCTCTCGCCACCAATCGTTTTTGAGTGAGCGTGGGAATAGCTCAATTGGTAGAGCGACAGCCTTCCAAGCTGTAGGTTGCGGGTTCGAGCCCCGTTTCCCACTCCTTGTAAAGCGTGAGAATGATGGGTATAG from Candidatus Dependentiae bacterium carries:
- a CDS encoding NYN domain-containing protein — protein: MIIVIDAYNVLKQALSVNHIADASRQQFINQLSRYGKLKGHSLICVFDGGPYENAHKERINSVYVVYSGMHESADEWIKQYMERYKAQDLLLISTDRELNRYVKAHGIESLDAVHFYAILQATLQSSGTGKKTSEQKLVKLGDQGENGLDELMEEASRIVVTKTEDMAGVAATRKSQAHTMSKKERKLLQQFKKL
- the tsaE gene encoding tRNA (adenosine(37)-N6)-threonylcarbamoyltransferase complex ATPase subunit type 1 TsaE; the protein is MEKIIYGLEQIDDIVDMLYKKMNDYTVFTFSGTLGAGKTTLVRALLRRCGIQGVITSPTFTYVNLYENAQGQTFYHFDAYRLKNIEDFRAAGFDEYLYKPQSWVFIEWPEAVKPLLTHAVCYIALDYSDDKRIMTIETKA
- a CDS encoding (2Fe-2S)-binding protein; this encodes MSDFKSPLGQRPDYLVCTCFGVMYSEICLAIKKGCKDFESLQDSLMVGTGCSSCVNEVKDILKESLAE